The Euphorbia lathyris chromosome 3, ddEupLath1.1, whole genome shotgun sequence genome contains a region encoding:
- the LOC136223458 gene encoding uncharacterized protein, producing MLPIKHPHSPKTPGSTSATMLERVLSSRRASSYSDDAFSDSDTSPISADESKTKKQSLSLLLANHLSRFSHFCSCPTLFLIISLLVVVVSISSLLIHSRNFVCISPFDPATRVGFFGLDGLESDFGALGVPWCRSKQGKRVEWTSKDLQKGLEEFVPIYETRPIKNNMYGMGFDHSFGLWFIARWLKPDLMVESGAFKGHSTWVLRQAMPDKPIISVSPRHPEKYLRKGPAYVDENCTYFAGKDFVDFGNMDWKTVMKKKHGITDLSRVLIFFDDHQNELKRVKQALNAGFRHLVFEDNYDTGTGDHYSLRQICDQSYIKGGGHSCFIDSDESRIRSKRKKFWEKAVDVNELCDSNEAWWGVRGWMRDNFNHSNKQISYDEHFQNSRYVESILDVYWEVPPVAGPSLTHQTRYDPARTTVPIVEDGRHRMFQRLGLGRLETSVFNGYTQMVYLQISQQESS from the exons ATGCTCCCAATTAAGCATCCCCACAGTCCCAAAACTCCCGGTTCCACCTCCGCCACAATGCTGGAGCGAGTCCTCTCCTCCCGCCGTGCCTCTTCCTACTCAGACGACGCCTTTTCCGACTCTGACACATCCCCCATCTCCGCCGACGAGTCCAAGACCAAGAAACAGAGTCTCTCTTTATTGCTTGCCAATCACCTCTCCCGATTCTCCCATTTCTGCTCCTGTCCTACCCTTTTTCTCATCATCAGCCTCCTTGTGGTGGTCGTATCGATTTCGTCTCTGCTTATTCATTCTCGGAACTTCGTCTGCATTTCCCCTTTTGATCCCGCCACCCGCGTCGGCTTCTTTGGACTCGACGGTCTCGAGTCCGATTTTGGGGCTCTTGGTGTTCCTTGGT GCAGATCGAAACAGGGCAAAAGAGTTGAGTGGACATCCAAGGATTTGCAGAAGGGCTTGGAAGAGTTTGTACCAATATATGAAACTAGGCCAATCAAAAACAACATGTATGGAATGGGTTTTGACCACAGCTTTGGACTTTGGTTTATTGCAAGGTGGCTGAAGCCGGATCTGATGGTTGAGAGTGGGGCTTTCAAGGGGCATTCCACCTGGGTCCTTCGGCAAGCAATGCCAGACAAGCCGATCATTTCAGTTTCACCTAGGCATCCCGAGAAGTATCTGAGAAAGGGGCCTGCTTATGTTGATGAAAACTGCACATACTTTGCAGGCAAAGATTTTGTAGATTTCGGAAATATGGATTGGAAAACTGtgatgaaaaaaaaacatgggATTACTGATCTTAGTAGAGTTCTTATCTTTTTTGATGACCatcaaaatgaattaaaaag AGTGAAACAGGCCTTGAATGCTGGTTTCCGTCATCTTGTTTTTGAGGATAACTATGACACCGGGACTGGAGATCATTATTCCCTAAGGCAGATATGTGATCAATCCTATATAAAAG GAGGTGGTCATAGCTGCTTTATTGATAGTGATGAAAGCAGGATTAGAtcaaaaaggaaaaagttttgGGAGAAGGCTGTTGATGTGAATGAACTATGCGACTCAAATGAAGCATGGTGGGGCGTTAGAGGGTGGATGCGAGACAATTTCAATCACAGTAACAAGCAAATTTCGTACGACGAACATTTTCAGAACAGCAGGTATGTTGAATCAATCCTTGATGTTTATTGGGAGGTTCCCCCAGTAGCTGGTCCTTCACTTACACATCAGACACGGTATGATCCTGCTCGAACGACAGTGCCTATTGTGGAAGATGGACGCCACCGCATGTTCCAGCGACTTGGTCTAGGTAGACTAGAGACTTCTGTATTTAATGGCTATACCCAAATGGTGTATCTTCAAATCTCTCAACAAGAATCTTCTTAA
- the LOC136223663 gene encoding auxin-responsive protein IAA27: MSMPQEHDYIGLSETSPPMEIVSEKLSSPSSSSSSSSTLSTEENKTSLNLRETELRLGLPGSQSPERKPAMSVTPSKNFVSGAKRGFSDAIDGSSAKWGFSVNIGSDVDLSKGAVLFSPRPENGNTQTVTAMKEAAAAAASGVISQSPKPVQEKKNNQPSGAPAAKAQVVGWPPIRSFRKNSMASNSAKNNEEAEGKSGVGCVYVKVSMDGAPYLRKVDLKTYSNYVELSSALEKMFTCFTIGQCSSHGLPGRDGLSNSRLKDLLQGSEYVLTYEDKDDDWMLVGDVPWEMFTETCRRMRIMKGSEAIGLAPRAMEKCKSRN; the protein is encoded by the exons ATGTCTATGCCACAAGAACATGATTACATAGGCTTATCAGAGACTTCTCCTCCCATGGAAATAGTCTCTGAGAAgctctcttctccttcctcttcttcttcttcctcctctactCTTTCAACAGAAGAGAACAAAACTTCTCTGAATCTCAGAGAAACAGAGCTCAGACTTGGCTTGCCTGGGTCTCAGTCTCCTGAGAGAAAACCAGCAATGTCTGTTACTCCATCTAAGAACTTTGTCTCTGGTGCTAAAAGAGGCTTCTCTGATGCCATTGATGGGTCTTCTGCCAAATGGGGTTTCTCTGTTAATATTGGATCTGATGTTGATTTGAGTAAAGGAGCTGTCTTGTTTTCTCCTAGACCTGAAAATGGAAATACCCAAACTGTAACTGCCATGAAAGaggctgctgctgctgctgcttctGGAGTTATTTCTCAGTCTCCAAAACCAGTTCAAGAGAAGAAGAATAATCAACCCTCTGGTGCTCCTGCTGCTAA GGCACAAGTTGTAGGATGGCCGCCTATTCGATCATTCCGGAAGAACAGCATGGCATCTAACTCAGCAAAGAACAATGAAGAAGCTGAAGGAAAATCAGGAGTTGGATGTGTGTATGTAAAGGTTAGCATGGATGGCGCACCCTATCTCAGGAAGGTTGATCTCAAAACTTACAGTAACTATGTTGAGCTCTCTTCTGCACTAGAGAAGATGTTCACCTGCTTCACCATTG GGCAGTGTAGTTCTCATGGGCTTCCAGGTAGAGACGGACTGTCGAATTCTCGTCTGAAGGATCTTCTCCAGGGTTCGGAATATGTTCTCACGTATGAAGACAAGGACGATGACTGGATGCTCGTTGGAGATGTTCCCTGGGA GATGTTTACTGAGACATGTAGGAGAATGAGGATCATGAAAGGATCAGAGGCTATCGGTCTTG CTCCAAGGGCCATGGAGAAATGCAAAAGCCGGAACTAG